GACGTCGTCGAGGACGTCCTCGTGCTCGCGGAGCATCCGGTAGGCCGTCGGCACCGAGAACAGGACCGAGATCGGATAGGTGTCGAGGAGGTCGGCCCACTCCTCGGGATCGAACTCGCCCTCGTAGGTGAACAGCGCGGTCCCCCAGAACCAGGCGCCGAGCGTATTGATTGGGCCGGTCAGCCAGCCCAGGTCGCCCGTCGACCAGTAGCAGTCGCCTTCCTGGAGGTCGACGGCGTACTTCTGGGTGGCCGCGACGCCGGCGACCCACCGGTGTTTGTGGAGGACGCCCTTCGCCAGGCCGGTCGTCCCGCTGGTGTAGTACAGCAGGGCGTCGTCCTCGCCGCCGGTGGCGGCCGGCTCGTACTCGCGGCTCACCGTCTCCATCTCGGCGCGGTAGCTGACGTCGCCCCGCCGGATGCCCGTCCCGTCGTCGCTGACGACGATGACGTGTTCGACGGAGGGCGCGTCCTCGAGCGCCTCGGCGACGGTCTCGCGGTTTGCCGCGGTGGTGACGATCGCTTTCGCGTCGCAGTCCGCCAGGCGATACGAGATGCCGTCGGGACCGAACCGCTCGTTGATGCCGCCGAAGACGGCGCCGCGCTTGAGCGTCCCCACCAGCGCGACGTAGTGTTCGGGGACCCGCGGCATGTAGGAGAACACCCGATCCCCCTGCTCGATGCCCAGCGACTCGAGCACGTTGGCGAACCGGTTCGTTCGCTCGGCCAACTCCCAGAAGGTCACCGTGGTCAACTCGCCGTCCTCGTCGACCTGGTACAGCGCGACTTTCTCCTTGTTCTCGGCGTGGCGATCGCAGACCTCGTGGGCGACGTTCAGGTCCGTCGGCGCGTCCCAGTCGGCCGCCTCGTAGATGTCTTCCCACGTGAACTTCTCCCGCGCCCGCTCGTAGTCGGGTATGTTGTGATCTGATGGCATATACCGCGGAAGGCATCGTTCTCGGCAATAATTGCTTCGCCCGGTTGCGCGACAGGACACGGAGAGAAAAAGGGGAAGTCGACGATCCGACGAGCGCTTTAGACCCGCTCGTCGACGAATGACGGCATCTATCGCTGTGCCGACTCTGCGAGGAGGAACATTCGAACGTCGGCGACGAATTCGCGTCGCGCGGCCACGATCGGCTCGTCGCCGTCCGTCGTCGTTGCCGTCCGTCGTTACGCGCCGGGTCTGTGCGCCCCGGATAGTCGCCGCGATGAACGCGGCGGTGGCGGTAAACTGCTCGTGGGAGGCCTCGTCCGCGGGCGCCTGGTCGTTCGCCGGCGGGTCAGGGCGCACCGGTCGCGTCAGCGAAACTCGGGAACACCTCTTCCTGTACCATCTCGCAGAAGGCTTCCTGATCGGGGCTGTGACTCTGGTAGACGATGTGGTCGAACCCGGCGTCGACGTACTCGGCGGTCACGTCGATGAGATCCTGCGGATCGGTCGTGATCGTCATCTGCTCGGCGAGGTAGTCGGGGTCGACCATATCTCCGTGGCGCTTGATCGTCCGCGGGTCGGCGATATCGGCCTCGAAGAAGATGTCGAGCATCGTCCCGCGCCACGGCAGACAGGGCTCTAGCGCGGCGGTCTCGCTGTCGGGATCGTAGGAGACGTGCAGGTGGATCGAGCGATCGAGGTCGGTAAACGAGTCGTTGCGGTCGGACTTCTCGATCCCGC
This window of the Natrinema salifodinae genome carries:
- a CDS encoding acyl-CoA synthetase gives rise to the protein MPSDHNIPDYERAREKFTWEDIYEAADWDAPTDLNVAHEVCDRHAENKEKVALYQVDEDGELTTVTFWELAERTNRFANVLESLGIEQGDRVFSYMPRVPEHYVALVGTLKRGAVFGGINERFGPDGISYRLADCDAKAIVTTAANRETVAEALEDAPSVEHVIVVSDDGTGIRRGDVSYRAEMETVSREYEPAATGGEDDALLYYTSGTTGLAKGVLHKHRWVAGVAATQKYAVDLQEGDCYWSTGDLGWLTGPINTLGAWFWGTALFTYEGEFDPEEWADLLDTYPISVLFSVPTAYRMLREHEDVLDDVSLNLRHALSIGEPLSAGVVEWGEERLGVTIHDTYGQTETGNMIVNNYPTMEVRPGSMGKPLPGIEADVVDPETGEILEPGETGEIAQRGDYPCFFAEYWGKPDQTADCFVDGPDGKWYLSGDLAHKDEDGYFWFEGRADDVILSSGYRIGPFEVESSLGEHEAVAEAAVVPKPHRERGNIVKAYIVPSEAATPSEDLKEDIRNHVRDELSAHEYPREIEFRDELPKTVTGKIRRTELQDEAAEETEAA